From the genome of Lineus longissimus chromosome 8, tnLinLong1.2, whole genome shotgun sequence, one region includes:
- the LOC135492270 gene encoding uncharacterized protein LOC135492270, whose amino-acid sequence MMKLLPKMDVNGAETTSSLNPPHGHGGRCSSASETDLPDECKKGSGVGPESAGLPLNTRRVKCYSVHVGNLPASVSRHDLTELFKGVGPVHEVYIAPLADAKVTYGFVRYLDPQHCARAIKDLNRWYIRDQQLRVELARETTLDRSARPMIRHDRNKREKLNQKKNPDDDEIMWKVKQRSLMSDINLPLFMKEVKKADSNLTPLIRFELPRVTLDLDDFDEAFGLSPPSTPDPLKSVSQKHECQTEQFAEPVKRSPSARLPKTTGLTNIAMNSEMPSQPQARVNSDRFQLQPSVHSGGYQTSVLSGTGASVKVLQHSFIDRENLCLLPQQAASNPLVQSPPLPKLQQPFVISSSQTTVSGEQSVNVTSLNASSVPLSTRYQPLQSQHPGLDNYAPGVYELDEHETDVSRVFAEKSPTGLKCTLTPKGSRIVTNSSSPELGEPSGLQCTLTPAGTRTVTKANNSKLTTGPLNLRDSSFETSFSQLPESIQELNLSPLVKIDSVANDDSSQSAASNSPQTNTNAPIGRGRGILAFQNMFRPVGGTSKPRRVPILSSL is encoded by the exons ATGATGAAA TTGCTGCCCAAGATGGATGTGAATGGTGCAGAGACCACAAGTAGTCTAAATCCTCCTCATGGACATGGTGGAAGGTGCAGTTCAGCTTCAG AGACAGATCTTCCAGATGAATGTAAGAAAGGAAGTGGAGTTGGCCCGGAGTCCGCAGGATTGCCGCTCAATACAAGAAGGGtgaaatgttattctgtccacgTGGGTAACTTGCCTGCCAGTGTCTCCAGG CATGACCTGACTGAACTTTTCAAGGGCGTGGGTCCTGTCCATGAAGTTTATATAGCGCCTTTAGCGGATGCAAAGGTCACCTATGG GTTTGTGCGGTACCTGGACCCACAACACTGTGCTAGGGCCATCAAAGATTTGAACCGGTGGTACATACGGGACCAGCAGCTCCGAGTCGAATTGGCCAGGGAGACAACTCTGGATCGAAGTGCTCGTCCGATGATTCGACATGACCGCAACAAAAGGGAAAAACTGAaccagaaaaaaaaccctgacGATGATGAGATAATGTGGAAGGTGAAGCAGAGGTCGCTCATGTCAGATATTAACCTCCCATTGTTCATGAAAGAGGTGAAGAAAGCTGACAGCAACTTGACGCCTCTCATCAGATTTGAACTCCCTAGAGTTACGCTTGATTTGGATGACTTTGATGAGGCTTTTGGTTTGAG TCCACCCTCAACTCCGGATCCTCTGAAGTCAGTAAGCCAAAAGCATGAATGTCAAACTGAACAATTTGCAGAACCAGTCAAGAGGTCACCTTCTGCTCGCTTGCCAAAAACTACTGGTTTGACAAACATTGCCATGAATTCAGAGATGCCATCTCAGCCACAGGCTAGGGTCAACAGTGACCGATTTCAGCTTCAACCCAGTGTTCATAGTGGTGGCTATCAGACTTCAGTTCTGAGTGGTACTGGCGCTTCCGTCAAAGTGCTGCAACATTCTTTTATCGACAGAGAAAACTTGTGTTTGCTTCCACAGCAGGCTGCAAGTAATCCCCTTGTGCAGTCTCCGCCTCTTCCTAAACTACAGCAACCGTTTGTGATATCGTCATCGCAAACCACTGTCAGTGGTGAACAATCTGTCAATGTGACTTCATTGAATGCATCGTCAGTGCCGCTCAGCACACGCTACCAACCACTTCAGTCACAACACCCAGGATTGGACAACTATGCCCCAGGTGTGTATGAACTTGACGAACATGAAACTGATGTGTCCCGCGTGTTTGCTGAGAAATCCCCTACTGGACTAAAGTGTACACTTACTCCAAAAGGCTCCAGAATTGTAACAAACTCTAGTTCACCTGAACTGGGTGAACCATCTGGTCTACAGTGTACTTTAACACCAGCAGGAACGCGAACAGTGACTAAGGCGAACAATTCAAAACTTACAACTGGACCGCTGAATTTACGAGACTCGTCATTTGAAACATCTTTCTCTCAACTCCCTGAATCAATACAAGAGCTGAACTTGTCTCCCCTGGTGAAAATAGATTCTGTGGCCAATGATGACTCGAGTCAGTCAGCTGCTAGTAACAGCCCTCAGACTAACACAAATGCACCAATTGGCCGAGGAAGGGGTATTCTTGCGTTCCAAAATATGTTCCGGCCAGTTGGAGGCACCTCCAAACCTAGACGAGTCCCGATCTTGAGCAGTTTATGA